The Cydia amplana chromosome 10, ilCydAmpl1.1, whole genome shotgun sequence DNA window ATAAATTACACAAAGCCCATTGTCGTTTATTAGGTAGGTTCCCTAAATTTCCTTAAAATCCTATCTTTCCCTATTTTTCCTTTCATTCTTTgcttttgtttacttttattaCCGACGCGACGTTTGATTCTGACTGCTCAGTTAGCTCAATTTCTCGAAAGAATTTAGGAACTAATCCAATCATTCCGGGAACAAACATCCTTTATTTTATccacaacaaaaataatacgggTTACAAAAGTAGTATTAACATATATAtacctgtatatttttatatttacttaagCCATATCGTGAAGCTAAAGAACGAGGTGAATGACCGATAACCCGATAATAAGAATTCAACGGAAACGCCTCATATAACCACATGGGCAAATATTACGAGATCACGTCACGCAAAGAACGTCTGAAAGACGAACATTCAttcggaataataaacaaaccgtttagtttttaaataatattatgaaacGCGCGAAATATGAACTGTTTGAAATTTAAAGATTTATATTCTGTATAAAATGTTAAATTGTTAggtaatagcgacccgccccggcatcgcacgggttaacaaattatacataggtaaaccttcctcttgaatcactctatttaaaaaaatcgtatcagaatccgttgcgtagttttagagatttaagcatacatgggactatgggacagacagacagcgggaagcggctttgttttatactatttctAATCCGGTGCTACTCGTATAGATAGGTTGTAAGTTGTAAGGGCGGATACAGACGGAcagcaacccgactgcaatttctACAGGGCCTTAAAGTCACTTAATCGGCAATTGACTATAAGCAGCAATTACTTATATACTTACCTGACTCTGCACATACGTAGGTTGACACATGTTACATAATGTATCAAATGAAGCCTATTTTCCTAGAAATCTATCTGAGGCAATTGAGTGAAGGATTGTGATGTCATGAGAATCTAGTTGCTAGAACAATGAAGATTTGTATAGTGTTAGTACGTGACGATGGCACTTTATTAAACAAACTTCAGTTAAATTGAAGAGGTTGACATGATGTCACAGTCGTATTTACGATACCTTCGTTACCTCTACGTATTAAATATAGGAATGacgagtaggtataatattcGGTTTAATGTTGTTGATTAAAATAGTTAAGATGACGTATGTTGTTCTAAGAATGTAAAGCTTCTGTTACACTGACGGCGGAACGCAGGTGAGACGCGAGATTATAATTTATGTTCAAtgaggttggccggtcgaagtattttacagatggcgccagcatgcctataaatatacctacctaataattgtCAATCCCAAGAAATCTAAGAATAGTGtgaaattcttgttttttagtATGAAACTCTTATAAATAGTGTTTATCTAATTATACTTCCGAATACTAGATAATAACTTACTCATAAAACCTGACTTCGATATGCGCCATGCGTTCGAAGTACGTCATCGCAGCGGAGCCGTTCAGCGGGGCGTATTGTATCTTGTATTGCTTCGACAGATCGTCCAGGGATTCGATGGGCGTATCCAAACGGGATACGGTCAGGAACGCGGCCAAGTTAGCTGTGTATGATGCTATAATGATGAACCTAAAATGGTAAGGCTTATTGAGCGGtgtaaatagtattttttcaACGCTTTTGtacacgatattataatatgtaggtcGTTACTTTTATAATTGGATCAACCCCGAAATAAGAAAAAAGTAGCTATACCAAAGAAATCTTTGAGAACGAACTAGCCAAAATTAACtgtcgattttttttacaagaccATCAGCTGGGTCGGTCGAATGGTTCAGTAGCAGGTATGACCTCCATCGATATCACACCTATTGACCTATTGGTTCTTAGCCTAAGGTTTATATATTTGCTTATTCTACAtcaatttttatacaaaataaatatttagcaaATACCTACTGAAGTGTCCCGCCAGCTTGACGTACGAAGTCACAAATAGGTGCAAAAACGTTTCGAGACAAACTGTTAAAGACATATGCAAGCAATTATGCCCTACCATGAACATTCGTATAATCATGATGTTAATGTAAACATTTGTAACTATATACTCGTAACGTTGTAAATGtcataaatataggtatgtcaTTTACAAAGTAATCTACAGTAAAAACATGGCATAGCAAGTTTCGTTTGACATTGTGAAAAATTTTAAGCAAACCTGGTTTGCTTAaaatttttagttattttttttgtgGAGTGTTATTATaatcgtcatattttcatagaaaattgacattaatgatgacgtCGCCACACATTGACGTTGCAATGACATGCATTTTCACAACTAGCTATTAAAAGAGGCTGATAAATTTGCCATGTTCTTTAGTCTACTTACTTATACCTATACGATGTGGTTACGCCGGTGCCGGTGGTTGACATGTGTATCTCGACAttataaacatataataacaatattatacACGACACGCATTAAAGAAAAGactgattaaataaaaatacagcaGAGGTAAAATCTAATTTTCCGGTCATTCACCTGTTGGGCGTGGTCGATTTAAAAATGCATGGGCTTCTGACATTTTCTACCGCTTAAACTTGCTTGGTTTGGTACTGAACCGAAGCATaatttatgagtaggtacctgTGGGTACCTTTAATAGGTATACGTAAATAGACCTATACATGATGGTCGGACGGCATAGATGCTTTAGACTCAGTCTAGGTAATTTAAGTGACATCATAGCGTTAACTCAGTCAGTCAACCAGgaattaataatatgtagtacctataccttatgtaagtttcatccgtacaattttgaaatttaatttgTGAATATTAAGATTAATTTACGATTTTTTCATATTAGATTACGTACATATATCTATGCTCCCGACCCGCTGGCGCTATGACTGGCTCTTAATTTTTACGACATCGAACGTGTGCGTggtaataaacaacaaattagttAATTAAAACAGCACATTGCACAGATTTTGTAGCTCATAAATTCTAACTCGACTCTATCCCATGATACTACGGCTTCATTTTGAAAGAACACAAGTCAGGTACTAAAAAGCGAAACGCTCAACCAAATATCATCTTTATACCATGCATTTAAAGTCTCTATTATATTAACTCATGTCTcgcgtaaaatatttttaaaattgtattttttaaatggcatttacCCAAACAGCCACCAAGTAGCGGCCAGTAGCCGGCCAGAGAGGTTTTTTGGCGCCTCCCCACCTCCTTGAGGAGTCAGTGACGTCATGCAGAACCATAGACACTCCTTTAGGTTGAATTCGCGCTTTTCTTCGTCGTCTTTATATTTTTCGCGGTTATTTTGATAGCTGTATGGACTCCATTTGTCGAAGACCCACATAAGAAAACTGGAATTAATATCAGGATgaaatacttatattatttacaggtaatggggttggcaactgtcaaaggtttgcatagatggcgccatcatagcttgcttctttttctatgagatttggcttaaagggctggcatccaaggcattaaaaaaaaatattgacacaATTCGCAACGAATAAAAATAAAGGCCTCTCAAACGTCGCCGATAAACTCTTGCGATTTGgcaaacacaacttgtcagtcagtaagaaccaggtaaattatacctacttatccctttcttttgagtactagcgtaagacaaagacagtaggtatgattctctctgtctatgtttgaaatgacagTCCTGAGCCAAACTTTACCTACATTAATaatcttggtcaaccagatcttgacagtagaaaaaggcggcaaatttgaaaaatgtaggcgcgaagggatatcgtcccatagaaaatatgaatttcgcgcctttttttactgacaagatttggttgaccagctataaaatcGCATGTAATTTGTTGTAACGTCTGTAGAAGCCTTAAGGGAATAAGTTCATGATTGGTTAGCCTTCATTGTTCAATTGTTCGCTTATTTCAAATTGGTTGGCTGGTCAGTAAACCTCGAAATCCATAAAACTTAAGAGCTATGAACTATGAATCATAAACCGTTTTAGTGTTTTACCTTAAGTAATGGAAGATAGACAGGTCGCCGTTTGACCTCGTTCCACAAAATCAGATAAGAAATGATGGAAGCAGGTGTACGCTCGCCCATCGATCGTTACCAATTGTAATAAACGTATAAATGTCACGGATGACCAGCCATAACCAATTTAACTCACGCGACGGTACAAGTTCACTAGTCCAAGATCGTTTGGTATTTATCAAGAAATCGGCTATTAAAATATGGTGTGCTTAATCAAACAACTTTACTTTGCAAACAGGTTTTCGCCAGCTTACCTAGTAAAGAAATATGCAGCCAGTATGGACAGCCAGACGTCGTCCTCCAAAACCGTTAAGAATTTGAAAAGAGAAGTCGGTGTTCGGGGCAGTTTCATCAGGATAGTGATGCCGACTAAGTCGTAGTATGGAACTGTGAAATCTACCACGTTTTCTCGCTCCGCCATCACGGATAACGAAGTCAGTCCTATGTCGGCTCGCTTTTCTATCAGTTCCTTGATAATTCCATTCCAGTTGCCGTTTTCGTCCATAGTGCCGAAGTTACCGTCGGGCACTAGCGTTATTTCATAGTCGAATTTGACGATTTGGCGAATCTCCTCGATAAGATCGATACAATAGCCTTTGAAACCTTTTGGGGCTTCGTCATCCCTTATAATGAACGGCTTTTGCTAATAACAAAAACAACAGAACTTTCGATAACTTAACTGAAAGGTAAGAAGTTTTCACCATAGAAAAAGTGCACCTACCTACCTGTACTctataaattaggtaggtacccatAGGTATTAAAGGCGCACTTTTCCCATATGTTCCGATAAAGGGCGCCTACGATGGAATTTTCCCAAAAATTCGTTCAGTATTTCACAAATGTCAACACTATCATCATATAGCGATTAATGAACCGGCGTAAGCAAAGAAATTATGACGAGATTGTTTACACAGCTGTTCGAGATTTTTATCAAAAGATGAAAACATTGAGTACAAGAACAATGAGCGGAGTTCACCCACCTCTACTGTAACCACTCTATACACGAGTTGGGCCGAATAATCGCTCATATTTTGGGGGTCGGTAAGCGACAGCGGGTTAGAAAGCCCGGCCTTCCAAGAACCCAAGTTCCGGCTGCCTATAGACGCGCCGTCTTTTACGGTAACCGCCGACAAATCTGTATTGAATTCCATGTAACTTCTGCCATTCATCGGGTCGTCCTCGGGTATAAAGAAAGGAGCGTACGTCGGTGTTTCTTTTATCTGTAAAAGTTTGCTTTGATAATAAATGGCATGTCAAAAACAGAGCACAGTATTGTTTCTAGGCCAGGTAGTAATAGCGGTTAGACTCGTACCTCGTGAAAAGCCGTCTTCAGATCCAAGGTCCGATTCGGAGTATTCTTGCCGTCGTAATCGTCACAACTAATATATCTCATATCATTTGGCCATTTGCCAGAATCCAGCAGTGATCTGGAAAATCATAAAACGGAGCCATGGAATATACCGCTCTATAATTAGACTCTACCTACATTGCACGTGGTTTAATGCTAATTTTACGTGATTAGGTACACAAGCACTGAAATAGGAAATTACTTGACTGTTAGGAATGTTCTCAGGGAGAGGTCGAAGTAGAAAGCGGAGGTGATCTCAGGTTCCCCGTTCATGCTGTACGTAGTCTTGATTTTTCCTAGGCGATCCCGGCTTTTAGCGTCAGGAGTCGGTTTCATATACACGATAGTAGCATCTTTGCATCCGCAACTAATATCTCCTTTATCCAGCGTCAAGGCGAACCAAGCAGTTTTCCTCCCAAAATACTGGTTTTCATCTGCTGCGTCCAGTACATTTTTTATAGTCCGTAGACTACCAACGACGAAGAAATTGACTATGTCGAGCTCCCGTAAACTTCTTAGTTGAGTTTTGATGTCGTCTCTGTTATAACTTTTGACCGGCGTGATGACATGTCTAGTGGGGATGTTCTGTAGAAGTGATTTGTATTTATGGTCCATCACTGAAAAAAATATCCGTACATGAGGCAACACTTTATTCAGAGGAAACCCCAAAACATATCTTGAAAACATACCAAAGAACTCGTCAAAGATAATGGCAGCGTTAGTGATGTCTTGCTTAGTAACTATGGCTCTTATGGACTCGGGCAGAATGTCGGCCGGTGGCATCACTTGCAAAAGGAACTTGGTCTGATTGGCATCTAGGTTCCGCCACTGGCGCAGGTCGCCGGCCTGGCCGAACGAGCCAGAAATGGTGGGCAGGCCCAGGGCCGCGGTGAACGACTTTATAGTCTCTGAGCCCACGCCGGTCATGGTAAAATCGAGGACAACGTGAGGCGTTTTCTTGGCCGACAGCATGTCATTGTATTTTCTGCAAACTACAACCAAAACtgtatagagttagaccaagaaggCAGCGATTTTGGTAGCGCAgtctgtgcaagtgttattttaaacgttaaactgctatgaaattgtgacgtttaaataatactaattactaacacagtctgggctatcaaaatcgttgcccACTTAGCTTGATCTAACTCTATTTGGAATTAatggtatataatatataatgagCT harbors:
- the LOC134651314 gene encoding ionotropic receptor 25a, producing MSSLTILLLFVFVPVSFSQTTQNINVLLINEENNALAEKSFEVAKEYVRRNPTLGLAVDPVIVVGNRTDAKAFLENVCRKYNDMLSAKKTPHVVLDFTMTGVGSETIKSFTAALGLPTISGSFGQAGDLRQWRNLDANQTKFLLQVMPPADILPESIRAIVTKQDITNAAIIFDEFFVMDHKYKSLLQNIPTRHVITPVKSYNRDDIKTQLRSLRELDIVNFFVVGSLRTIKNVLDAADENQYFGRKTAWFALTLDKGDISCGCKDATIVYMKPTPDAKSRDRLGKIKTTYSMNGEPEITSAFYFDLSLRTFLTVKSLLDSGKWPNDMRYISCDDYDGKNTPNRTLDLKTAFHEIKETPTYAPFFIPEDDPMNGRSYMEFNTDLSAVTVKDGASIGSRNLGSWKAGLSNPLSLTDPQNMSDYSAQLVYRVVTVEQKPFIIRDDEAPKGFKGYCIDLIEEIRQIVKFDYEITLVPDGNFGTMDENGNWNGIIKELIEKRADIGLTSLSVMAERENVVDFTVPYYDLVGITILMKLPRTPTSLFKFLTVLEDDVWLSILAAYFFTSFLMWVFDKWSPYSYQNNREKYKDDEEKREFNLKECLWFCMTSLTPQGGGEAPKNLSGRLLAATWWLFGFIIIASYTANLAAFLTVSRLDTPIESLDDLSKQYKIQYAPLNGSAAMTYFERMAHIEVRFYEIWKEMSLNDSLSDVERAKLAVWDYPVSDKYSKMWQAMKEAGLPNSVEEAVQRVRDSESSSEGFAWLGDATDVRYYVLTSCDLQMVGDEFSRKPYAIAVQQGSPLKDQFNNAILQLLNKRKLEKLKENWWNNNPEAMKCEKQEDQSDGISIQNIGGVFIVIFMGIGLACITLGVEYWWYKWRKRPVIGDVTQVEPSKTVRNNADNSTTKIGEGFTFRSRNMGLSNFRSKF